In one window of Streptomyces sp. NBC_01224 DNA:
- a CDS encoding ATP-binding protein has translation MPHTRASASPLFVPRKATRAEQRAARSGFAEARRQARLAGNPSKHRAEQTLDPDLRPTYPLAGRPGPASARGGKLALPAHRMTTATASGAYPFVAEGGLGAEGVFIGRDVHAEAAFCFDPFSLYNSGRVEGFTNPNAVLAGIIGMGKSALAKSIATRSIAHGYRIYIPCDPKGEWTGVSQALGGYSIALGPGLPGRLNPLDAPARPASVSEEDWFTEVRKRRLLLLASLARTVLKRDLLPMEHTALDLALDLVVADAAARGTVPLLGEIAHVLGSPERLDQALGHQVGHLGSAAQDLAHALRRLVHGDLSGMFDAPSTVSFDPTTPMLSIDLSRLGGSGDDTALVLAMTCASAWMESALSDPDGGRRWVIYDEAWRLMRHVGLLERMQSQWKLSRGLGIANLMVIHRLSDLLSAGDAGSRGRVLAEGLLADCSTRIIYRQEPDQLAAAASLLGLTGVETQAVSALTKGRGLWKVADRSFITQHILHPAERELFDTDARMAA, from the coding sequence ATGCCCCATACCCGCGCCAGTGCCTCCCCTCTGTTTGTGCCCCGTAAGGCGACGCGCGCCGAGCAGCGGGCCGCCCGATCCGGTTTCGCCGAAGCCCGCCGCCAGGCACGCCTCGCCGGAAACCCGTCCAAGCACCGCGCCGAGCAGACCCTCGACCCGGATCTGCGGCCCACCTATCCGCTCGCCGGTCGCCCCGGTCCGGCCTCCGCCCGCGGTGGCAAGCTCGCCCTGCCCGCCCACCGGATGACCACCGCCACAGCCAGTGGCGCGTACCCGTTCGTGGCCGAGGGCGGCCTGGGCGCCGAAGGGGTGTTCATCGGCCGCGATGTGCACGCGGAGGCGGCCTTCTGCTTCGACCCGTTCTCGCTCTACAACAGCGGCAGGGTGGAGGGCTTCACCAACCCCAACGCGGTCCTGGCCGGAATCATCGGCATGGGCAAGTCGGCGCTGGCGAAGTCGATCGCCACCCGGTCGATCGCCCACGGCTACCGGATCTACATCCCCTGCGATCCCAAGGGGGAGTGGACCGGTGTCTCGCAGGCCCTCGGCGGCTACAGCATCGCCCTGGGCCCGGGGCTCCCCGGCCGGTTGAACCCGCTGGACGCCCCGGCCCGGCCCGCCTCCGTGAGCGAGGAGGACTGGTTTACGGAGGTTCGCAAGCGCCGTCTGCTGCTGCTGGCCAGCCTCGCCCGCACCGTACTGAAGCGCGACCTGCTGCCGATGGAGCACACCGCCCTCGACCTGGCCCTGGATCTGGTCGTCGCTGACGCCGCCGCCCGGGGCACGGTGCCGCTGCTCGGCGAGATCGCGCACGTACTCGGCTCCCCCGAACGCCTCGACCAGGCCCTCGGCCACCAGGTGGGGCACCTCGGTTCGGCCGCCCAGGACCTCGCGCACGCCCTGAGGCGTCTCGTGCACGGCGATTTGAGCGGCATGTTCGACGCCCCGAGCACCGTGTCCTTCGATCCGACCACACCGATGCTGTCCATCGATCTTTCCCGTCTCGGCGGCTCCGGTGACGACACGGCATTGGTGCTGGCGATGACGTGTGCGAGCGCGTGGATGGAGTCAGCCCTCAGTGATCCCGATGGTGGTCGACGCTGGGTGATCTACGACGAGGCGTGGCGGCTGATGCGGCACGTCGGGCTGCTGGAGCGGATGCAGAGCCAGTGGAAGCTCTCCCGAGGGCTGGGCATCGCGAACCTGATGGTGATCCACCGCCTCAGCGATTTGCTCTCGGCGGGCGACGCCGGCTCACGCGGCCGAGTCCTGGCCGAGGGCCTGCTGGCCGACTGCTCCACCCGCATCATCTACCGCCAGGAGCCCGACCAGCTCGCCGCCGCTGCATCTCTGCTCGGCCTGACCGGCGTCGAGACCCAGGCGGTGTCCGCCCTGACCAAGGGCCGAGGTCTGTGGAAGGTCGCCGACCGCTCCTTCATCACCCAGCACATCCTCCACCCGGCCGAGCGGGAGCTGTTCGACACCGATGCCCGCATGGCGGCCTAG
- a CDS encoding DUF6238 family protein, which yields MSRTASPTAQDFVPFATAALDFHRALNIPGGPLVTTRAELDVLHAHLVSLYGLLDAHAGRTGQLVAVEGDQLRTARTRIWQAAEYLHAAYHAAPRPDSGEIPEPEGCQAGLPEGAPELTICQRHQRTAHLVRRRTTPADLHAPFTGLVRR from the coding sequence ATGTCCCGCACCGCCAGCCCGACCGCGCAGGACTTCGTGCCCTTCGCCACCGCCGCGCTCGACTTCCACCGGGCACTCAACATCCCGGGCGGCCCGCTGGTCACCACCCGGGCCGAGCTGGACGTCCTGCACGCCCACCTCGTCTCGCTGTACGGGCTGCTCGACGCCCACGCCGGTCGCACCGGGCAGCTCGTCGCGGTCGAGGGCGACCAGCTCCGTACCGCCCGCACCCGCATCTGGCAGGCCGCCGAGTACCTCCACGCCGCCTACCACGCGGCGCCCCGGCCGGACTCCGGCGAGATCCCCGAACCGGAGGGGTGCCAGGCCGGCCTTCCAGAGGGAGCACCGGAACTGACCATCTGCCAGCGCCACCAGCGCACAGCGCATCTCGTGCGGCGGCGCACCACCCCGGCCGACCTGCACGCCCCGTTCACCGGCCTCGTCCGCCGCTGA
- a CDS encoding SCO6880 family protein yields the protein MSGKHQSSTPTVKFPHRSRRGVLLGLTIPQLVVAGLTGLLLLAVILARGVVGALQLIPLWAVIALLVFVRHRGRALADWAPIVVRYALRRMRGQLVWLTRPSRRPTREGLLHLPGTAASLRVTTAPDGKYGAVHNPHTGTLTAVVKVSSRAYALLDPGTQQANVGGWGRALAALARTGQIARIQVIERTIPDSGDALRRYWEEHGRPDTPMAGAIYNELIQSAGPAAAPHEAYVAVSLDTRAARRLINQAGGGLTGAFSVLAQLTSTFDQAARTAGLTPTGWLTAREIAAVVRTSYDPKALATLDRWSTAGRPEAEPAAAGPVVVVEKADHIATDSAVHATYWVENWPRTETSAGFLHQLLFTGGVRRTLSLSYEPKNLDAALRDVQRKKSSVIADAAERARRGQVDSEADSIEYQDIKSRERQLIAGHADVALTGLLTVSADTEDELRTACAVVETAAVGAQLDLRPLTWQQAEAFTAAALPLALAA from the coding sequence ATGTCCGGCAAGCACCAGTCCTCCACGCCCACCGTGAAGTTTCCCCACCGCAGCAGGCGCGGCGTCCTGCTCGGCCTGACCATCCCGCAGTTGGTCGTCGCTGGACTCACCGGCCTTCTCCTTCTCGCCGTGATCCTCGCCCGCGGTGTGGTCGGCGCCCTCCAGCTCATACCGCTGTGGGCGGTCATCGCGCTGCTCGTCTTCGTCCGCCACCGAGGCCGTGCTCTGGCGGACTGGGCCCCGATCGTCGTCCGATACGCGCTGCGCCGGATGCGAGGCCAGCTCGTCTGGCTCACCCGGCCCTCCCGCCGACCGACCCGCGAGGGACTGCTCCACCTTCCCGGCACCGCTGCCAGCCTGCGCGTGACCACTGCTCCCGATGGCAAGTACGGCGCCGTCCACAACCCGCACACCGGGACGCTGACCGCGGTGGTCAAGGTCTCCTCCCGCGCCTACGCCCTGCTCGACCCGGGCACCCAGCAGGCCAACGTCGGCGGCTGGGGACGCGCGCTGGCGGCCCTCGCCCGTACCGGGCAGATCGCCCGCATCCAGGTGATCGAGCGCACCATCCCCGACTCCGGCGACGCGCTGCGCCGCTACTGGGAAGAGCACGGTCGACCCGACACCCCGATGGCCGGCGCGATCTACAACGAGCTGATCCAGAGCGCCGGTCCCGCAGCCGCCCCGCACGAGGCGTACGTCGCGGTTTCCCTGGACACCAGGGCGGCCCGCCGACTGATCAACCAGGCCGGCGGCGGTCTCACCGGTGCCTTTAGTGTCCTCGCCCAGCTCACCTCGACGTTCGACCAGGCGGCGCGGACCGCCGGTCTCACCCCGACAGGCTGGCTCACCGCACGCGAAATCGCCGCTGTGGTGCGCACCTCCTACGACCCGAAAGCGCTGGCGACACTCGACCGCTGGTCCACGGCTGGTCGCCCCGAGGCCGAGCCCGCCGCCGCCGGCCCCGTCGTGGTCGTCGAAAAGGCGGACCACATCGCCACCGACTCCGCCGTGCACGCCACCTACTGGGTGGAGAACTGGCCGCGCACCGAGACCAGCGCCGGCTTCCTGCACCAGCTGCTGTTCACCGGCGGGGTCCGGCGCACGCTGTCGCTGTCCTACGAGCCGAAGAACCTCGACGCCGCCCTGCGCGACGTGCAGCGCAAGAAGTCCAGCGTGATCGCCGATGCTGCCGAGCGGGCCCGGCGCGGTCAGGTCGACTCCGAGGCGGACTCGATCGAATACCAGGACATCAAGTCCCGCGAACGCCAGCTCATCGCCGGGCACGCCGACGTCGCCCTGACCGGTCTGCTGACCGTCTCGGCCGACACCGAGGACGAGCTGCGCACCGCCTGCGCCGTCGTGGAGACCGCCGCCGTCGGCGCCCAGCTCGATCTCCGGCCCCTGACCTGGCAGCAGGCCGAGGCATTCACCGCCGCCGCCCTGCCGCTCGCGCTCGCTGCCTGA
- a CDS encoding ATP-binding protein — MGDNAEQTPLLAKAVVVTMSKFRLPVPEDEEPEDWDLEDEDPPGRSSWRDLRFAPALGRRVAARLSPLVAPETTHLLDLDSESLNARMAEVLAAIKGGDRMVVHMLSHGFLDRRRETDLMIAATDTPDPGHDDAPEMSFAVRTFLSRADREDPRSGHLLLLVDACHGGGALDWTNNIKYTRRKAFVIAACPGDEQAWGGRFSEAVCEVLSGVVRGHKDINPSQRFVRLTWFKDELHRTVMELCKKAGAPEQEVISSALEGPSTEFLLNPWFREDPAERYELKSYWDLKHFMAEVHPALDVDHYLSKASGRHNVDPANGVSLFSGRTDQLVKVADWLSDGAEHGTLCVVTGSPGVGKSALLGAVVCCTQTQLARVMRGTLVQQIPPRARPEQRPLVAAVHARQMTLADTMDSIGAQLDLEQPIEGWSSQQLVNAVASLPDEPLIVVDGLDEATDSVQITVELLLPLAEQVFPDGPRRRACQLLVGVRPHWDQLPQLAATVFGGSQLLVDLDAADRRQLQQDLEMYVERLLYETDPYSSERELRIRIPRTVAERVVGSSHGGEFLKAQMAVRSLAQAAPLTEDAVDAAVAEMPMTFASLLEGQLTDERTHPWARRVMTALAFGKGSGMPAHLLPQVAAALPPACDAPGREDVDAVLTGMSFYLRQDVDPSYGTTLYRLFHQELVDHLRASARELPDPHALRDTGDAS; from the coding sequence ATGGGGGACAACGCGGAGCAGACGCCTTTGCTCGCCAAGGCTGTCGTCGTGACGATGTCGAAGTTCCGCCTTCCGGTGCCAGAGGACGAGGAGCCGGAAGACTGGGACCTGGAGGACGAGGATCCACCCGGTCGGTCCAGCTGGAGAGACCTCCGCTTCGCGCCAGCGCTCGGGCGCCGGGTGGCTGCCAGACTCAGCCCGTTGGTCGCGCCCGAAACGACTCACCTGCTGGATCTCGACAGCGAGTCGTTGAACGCCCGTATGGCCGAGGTCCTAGCCGCGATCAAGGGCGGGGACCGGATGGTCGTCCACATGCTCAGCCACGGCTTTCTCGACCGTCGCCGAGAAACCGACCTGATGATCGCTGCCACCGATACTCCCGACCCCGGCCACGACGACGCCCCCGAAATGTCCTTCGCCGTCCGCACCTTCCTCAGTCGGGCGGACCGAGAGGACCCGAGGTCGGGGCACCTGTTGCTCCTGGTGGATGCATGTCACGGTGGCGGTGCTCTGGACTGGACAAATAACATTAAGTACACAAGACGGAAGGCTTTTGTGATCGCCGCGTGCCCGGGCGACGAACAGGCATGGGGCGGGCGGTTCTCCGAAGCAGTGTGCGAGGTTCTCTCTGGGGTCGTGCGCGGCCACAAGGACATCAATCCGAGCCAACGCTTCGTACGTCTCACGTGGTTCAAGGATGAGCTGCATCGCACGGTGATGGAGCTATGCAAGAAGGCAGGGGCTCCCGAGCAGGAAGTGATCTCCAGTGCCTTAGAGGGCCCGAGCACGGAGTTTCTACTCAATCCCTGGTTCCGCGAAGACCCGGCGGAACGGTATGAACTGAAAAGCTACTGGGACCTCAAGCACTTCATGGCCGAGGTCCATCCGGCTCTAGACGTCGACCACTACCTCTCCAAGGCATCTGGGCGGCACAACGTCGACCCTGCCAACGGGGTCAGTCTCTTCTCCGGCAGGACGGACCAGTTGGTGAAGGTGGCCGACTGGCTGTCGGACGGCGCGGAACACGGCACATTGTGTGTCGTAACCGGCAGTCCGGGGGTGGGCAAGTCCGCTCTTCTGGGCGCCGTCGTCTGCTGCACGCAGACCCAACTGGCCAGAGTGATGCGCGGCACGCTCGTACAGCAGATCCCACCGCGCGCGCGACCCGAGCAACGCCCTTTGGTCGCTGCGGTACACGCGCGGCAGATGACCTTGGCCGACACCATGGACAGCATCGGCGCTCAACTCGACCTGGAGCAGCCGATCGAGGGCTGGAGCTCCCAGCAACTCGTCAATGCCGTCGCCTCGCTCCCTGATGAGCCGCTCATCGTGGTCGACGGACTGGACGAGGCCACCGACAGCGTGCAGATCACCGTGGAACTCCTTCTGCCACTGGCCGAGCAGGTCTTTCCCGACGGGCCACGTAGGCGGGCATGCCAGCTCCTGGTGGGCGTACGGCCGCACTGGGACCAACTGCCCCAGCTGGCGGCCACTGTGTTCGGCGGCAGTCAACTTCTGGTGGACCTCGACGCCGCGGACCGAAGACAGCTCCAGCAGGATCTGGAAATGTACGTGGAGCGACTGCTCTACGAGACCGATCCCTACTCATCCGAGCGAGAGCTGCGCATACGGATCCCACGGACTGTCGCGGAGCGCGTGGTGGGGTCGTCACACGGCGGTGAATTCCTCAAGGCTCAGATGGCTGTGCGGTCCCTCGCTCAGGCAGCCCCCCTCACCGAGGACGCAGTCGACGCTGCGGTGGCCGAAATGCCGATGACCTTCGCCTCCCTGTTGGAGGGACAGTTGACGGACGAGCGCACGCACCCATGGGCACGCCGTGTCATGACGGCCCTAGCCTTCGGCAAGGGCAGCGGTATGCCGGCTCATCTGCTTCCCCAGGTCGCCGCCGCGCTCCCGCCCGCCTGCGACGCTCCGGGCCGCGAAGACGTCGACGCGGTGCTCACCGGAATGTCGTTCTACCTGAGGCAGGACGTCGACCCCTCATACGGCACCACTCTGTACCGCCTCTTCCACCAGGAACTTGTCGACCACCTGCGCGCGTCCGCCAGGGAACTCCCTGATCCGCATGCCCTCCGGGACACCGGAGATGCATCATGA
- a CDS encoding type IV secretory system conjugative DNA transfer family protein, whose product MAPRSGKTSGLAIPAILSAPGPVLLTSNKAANDAFTTTVDARAEVGTIWTLDPQQIARHPREMWWDILADARDLAGAKRLAGHFVTASVDESSGSDFWSTAASNTLGALFLAAASHRRPITDVLAWLAMPADRTPVDLLTDAGHHAVAAQLQGTVSGATETRDGIYETARQYASCLLDPDVAAWVTPNDDLPEFQPFAFATSRDTLYLLSKDGGGSASAIIAAAADAVMHAAVIVAERSGGRLDPPALCVLDEAANVCRISDLPDLYSHLGSRGVIPMTILQSYRQGQRCWGEAGMDALYSAATIKIIGSGIDDADFADRLSRQVGDHDVQTTSVSTSEGGKSTSVSMRTERILPPDAIRALPKGKVLLLATGIRVAMLNLKPWYKEPSAKVVGPASARATKAITERALAKSIDQDDLGLSA is encoded by the coding sequence ATGGCCCCGCGTTCCGGCAAGACGTCCGGGCTGGCGATCCCCGCGATCCTCTCGGCACCGGGTCCAGTCCTGCTCACCAGTAACAAGGCCGCGAACGACGCCTTCACCACCACGGTGGACGCCCGCGCCGAGGTCGGCACGATTTGGACCCTCGATCCGCAGCAGATCGCCCGCCACCCGCGCGAGATGTGGTGGGACATCCTCGCTGACGCCCGCGATCTCGCCGGGGCGAAGAGGTTGGCAGGGCACTTCGTCACCGCGAGTGTGGACGAGTCCAGCGGCTCCGACTTCTGGTCCACCGCCGCGAGCAACACCCTCGGCGCTCTCTTCCTCGCTGCCGCGTCCCACCGGCGGCCGATCACCGACGTCCTGGCCTGGCTCGCGATGCCGGCCGACCGCACCCCGGTGGACCTGCTCACCGACGCCGGCCACCATGCCGTCGCCGCCCAGCTCCAGGGCACCGTCTCCGGCGCGACCGAAACGCGCGACGGAATCTATGAGACCGCGAGGCAGTACGCGAGCTGCCTGCTCGACCCGGACGTCGCCGCCTGGGTCACCCCGAACGACGACCTCCCCGAGTTCCAGCCGTTCGCCTTCGCCACGTCCCGCGACACCCTGTACCTGCTGAGCAAGGACGGCGGCGGCAGCGCGTCCGCGATCATAGCGGCGGCGGCCGACGCCGTGATGCACGCGGCCGTGATCGTCGCCGAGCGCTCCGGCGGGCGACTCGACCCGCCCGCCCTGTGTGTCCTCGACGAGGCGGCGAACGTGTGCCGCATCAGCGACCTTCCCGACCTGTACTCGCACCTGGGCAGCCGGGGCGTCATCCCGATGACGATCCTGCAGTCCTACCGTCAGGGCCAGCGGTGCTGGGGCGAGGCCGGTATGGACGCCCTGTACTCCGCCGCCACCATCAAGATCATCGGATCGGGCATCGACGACGCGGACTTCGCCGACCGGCTCAGCCGTCAGGTGGGCGACCACGACGTCCAGACCACCTCGGTGTCGACGAGTGAGGGCGGCAAGTCCACTTCGGTGAGCATGCGCACCGAGCGGATTCTGCCGCCGGACGCTATCCGCGCCCTGCCCAAGGGCAAGGTGCTGCTGCTGGCCACCGGCATCCGGGTCGCCATGCTCAACCTCAAGCCCTGGTACAAGGAGCCCTCCGCCAAGGTGGTCGGCCCAGCTTCCGCTCGCGCCACGAAGGCGATCACCGAGCGTGCCCTCGCGAAGAGCATCGACCAGGACGATCTTGGACTGTCGGCATGA
- a CDS encoding WD40 repeat domain-containing protein, with amino-acid sequence MRLFSDGEFLINAEPRSILAALPPFRDDLPGLTRQLLDVYCASLSWHQHVDTGARRQILALDARRLGHGDLAERIEISPGGRQPTWRCVWSTADNVSSSAGATMSGHGGGINAILVAGLIDTAVAVTASADRTARIWDLRTGQARHVLLHTAPVDAVAVASVQGRSIVLTGSDRLVWWDPLSGEPLGVLDTGSAVRQLAPAADGRVVLATGGGPVVVDLPRGTRAVRAITVTAAGRQARYVAACRERGTRFGLSVTEGNVVSAFTLPDGAILHRGVLRKADRVTAQFVGDVGDQSIALFGHASGACTVVHAHTGTVLHTLHTLHAPGATRLRDAVTALTVHASRDRWCAIVGHRDGTLRTWNLDSGELLKTTQAHAAPITVITTHTVGGRRVLLTSSEDDTVRTWDAESGQPRDVLAGHTSDVTAMAAADVESRPIAVTGSKDCTVRTWDLRRERPSEAPEGHGNWVRAVALHQEDGLLQAVTTCSDPYVRIFDAGTGRSLARVTVPERDFLQACAVFAHDHRAKIVAGGAGGVLAVWDYATRRRDVTLRMGSAAINTVAVHTGVNGRIQVIVGTNDGTAARWEPYTGRQPDRLLVPSSREESVACLAIADGAHGPAVVTGHFNGDYRVISLEDGRPLQRRFHSEAVKAVAAAEIDSTPCTAAGDDAGLITLRRLDDGALLRTLRGHRDAVRSLVFGELAGHRVLFSGSRDGTVRIWDPTSGDQIDRIDLPDFVQTVAHENGTLVVGYGREVSVFTTTQQQPPAPRGSD; translated from the coding sequence ATGCGTCTCTTCTCGGACGGCGAGTTCCTCATCAACGCGGAACCCCGGTCGATTCTCGCCGCGCTGCCCCCTTTCCGTGACGATCTTCCCGGGCTGACCCGCCAGCTCCTCGACGTGTATTGCGCCTCGCTGAGTTGGCATCAGCACGTGGACACCGGTGCCAGACGTCAGATCCTCGCTCTAGACGCGAGGCGACTCGGACACGGGGATCTTGCGGAGCGGATCGAGATCTCGCCGGGAGGACGGCAACCGACCTGGCGCTGTGTCTGGTCAACCGCCGACAACGTCTCCTCGTCGGCCGGCGCCACCATGTCCGGGCATGGTGGGGGCATCAACGCGATCCTTGTCGCAGGGCTCATCGACACTGCCGTGGCCGTTACGGCCAGCGCGGACCGTACGGCACGAATCTGGGATCTCCGCACCGGCCAGGCACGGCACGTTCTGCTGCACACCGCTCCTGTTGACGCTGTCGCGGTCGCATCTGTGCAGGGGCGGAGCATCGTCCTGACGGGGAGCGACCGGCTCGTGTGGTGGGACCCGCTGTCGGGTGAACCGCTGGGTGTTCTGGACACGGGCAGCGCGGTGAGACAGCTCGCCCCCGCCGCAGACGGCCGCGTCGTCCTGGCGACGGGCGGCGGCCCCGTCGTGGTCGACCTGCCCCGGGGGACACGGGCCGTGCGCGCGATCACCGTCACCGCCGCTGGCAGGCAGGCACGGTACGTCGCCGCCTGCCGGGAACGCGGCACACGGTTCGGCCTCAGCGTGACCGAGGGAAATGTCGTCAGCGCCTTCACCCTCCCCGACGGAGCCATATTGCACCGTGGTGTGCTGCGCAAGGCCGACCGAGTCACCGCCCAGTTCGTCGGCGACGTCGGGGACCAGAGCATCGCCCTCTTCGGTCATGCCAGCGGCGCCTGCACCGTCGTGCACGCACACACTGGAACGGTCCTCCATACCCTCCACACCCTCCACGCCCCCGGCGCCACACGGCTGCGGGACGCTGTGACAGCCCTCACCGTTCATGCCTCCCGCGACCGCTGGTGCGCCATCGTCGGCCACCGCGACGGAACCCTGCGTACCTGGAATCTCGACTCGGGCGAGCTCCTGAAGACGACACAGGCCCACGCAGCTCCCATCACTGTCATCACAACCCACACCGTCGGAGGTCGGCGCGTTCTGCTCACGTCCTCCGAAGACGACACCGTCCGTACCTGGGACGCCGAATCCGGTCAGCCTCGCGACGTTCTCGCAGGACACACAAGTGACGTCACCGCCATGGCCGCCGCCGACGTGGAAAGCCGTCCCATCGCGGTGACCGGCTCGAAGGACTGCACGGTTCGGACCTGGGACCTACGCCGCGAGCGGCCGTCCGAAGCTCCCGAGGGGCACGGGAACTGGGTCCGCGCCGTCGCACTGCACCAGGAGGACGGCCTGCTTCAGGCCGTCACCACCTGCAGTGACCCGTACGTGCGGATTTTCGACGCGGGCACGGGGCGGTCCCTGGCCCGCGTGACGGTGCCCGAACGGGACTTCCTCCAGGCGTGCGCCGTCTTCGCCCACGATCACCGGGCGAAAATCGTCGCCGGTGGAGCTGGCGGCGTGCTCGCCGTGTGGGACTACGCCACGCGACGACGCGACGTCACCCTCCGCATGGGCAGCGCGGCGATCAACACAGTGGCCGTACACACCGGCGTCAATGGACGAATCCAGGTGATCGTGGGAACGAACGACGGCACCGCCGCACGTTGGGAGCCCTACACGGGCCGCCAGCCCGACCGCCTGCTCGTTCCCTCCTCACGCGAAGAGAGCGTCGCCTGTCTGGCCATCGCCGACGGCGCCCACGGACCTGCGGTCGTCACCGGCCACTTCAACGGCGACTACCGCGTCATCTCACTGGAGGACGGTCGGCCACTGCAACGGCGATTCCACAGCGAGGCTGTCAAGGCCGTAGCAGCGGCCGAAATCGACTCGACGCCCTGTACCGCGGCCGGAGACGACGCCGGATTGATCACGCTGCGACGCCTCGACGACGGCGCCCTACTACGCACACTGCGCGGGCACCGAGACGCCGTTCGGTCCCTCGTGTTCGGTGAACTCGCCGGGCATCGGGTCCTGTTCTCCGGCAGCAGGGACGGCACGGTGCGCATCTGGGATCCAACGAGCGGAGACCAGATCGACCGCATCGACCTGCCCGACTTCGTTCAGACAGTCGCCCATGAGAACGGAACTCTCGTCGTCGGATACGGCCGCGAAGTCTCCGTCTTCACCACCACCCAGCAGCAACCGCCCGCACCGCGAGGAAGTGACTGA
- a CDS encoding DnaB-like helicase N-terminal domain-containing protein, protein MNPLMSAEQAVLGAVLLDPEQLTHLEWLAAGHFYRPVHQALFDALRKLRNDEHPALSADGPLPLSWVTDAVGEAGQHVRGLTAAYAHTLIQACPRTEHAPVYGRMVLEGAIHRTVAQHAIRLHQAARADAVQGEVEGALRTADVLTGVLTDLARRWGTDPRPVPPTAGPSAATDIPPPAQSGQVAEDERFLLAVLAEQPGAMGEVVAWLRPGDFADPTHGQLYRCLGALHHRGEPIDRITLLWEAQRRGLLADGTLSSEQLASVCEGMVPGSADWFGQRVMRSSVTRTAAASARAIRTLAQDEVLGPGRLINHALHALGPLDEVRARWATANSSPAPKATASATPTGEPPPDRVKAARARSTPRPGASPPASASRLPTLSAARPPSRGHS, encoded by the coding sequence GTGAACCCGCTGATGAGTGCCGAGCAGGCGGTCCTCGGCGCCGTGCTCCTCGACCCCGAGCAGCTCACGCACCTGGAGTGGCTCGCTGCGGGCCACTTCTATCGGCCCGTCCACCAGGCGCTGTTCGACGCCCTCCGCAAGCTGCGCAACGACGAGCATCCCGCGCTCTCGGCCGATGGTCCGTTGCCGCTGTCGTGGGTGACCGACGCGGTCGGGGAGGCCGGACAGCACGTGCGCGGGCTGACCGCGGCGTACGCCCACACCCTGATCCAGGCGTGTCCCCGAACCGAGCACGCCCCGGTGTACGGCCGCATGGTGCTGGAGGGGGCGATTCACCGCACCGTCGCCCAGCACGCGATCCGTCTCCACCAGGCGGCTCGGGCCGACGCCGTCCAGGGCGAGGTCGAGGGAGCGTTGCGTACGGCGGACGTCCTGACCGGCGTACTCACCGACCTTGCACGACGCTGGGGAACCGACCCTCGACCGGTCCCACCCACCGCTGGGCCCTCTGCCGCCACGGACATCCCGCCTCCGGCACAGAGCGGCCAGGTCGCCGAGGACGAGCGGTTCCTCCTGGCCGTCCTCGCCGAACAGCCGGGGGCCATGGGCGAGGTGGTGGCCTGGCTGCGGCCGGGAGACTTCGCCGACCCGACCCACGGGCAGCTCTACCGGTGCCTGGGCGCGCTGCACCACCGGGGTGAACCCATCGACCGGATCACCCTGCTCTGGGAGGCCCAGCGACGCGGTCTGTTGGCCGACGGCACCCTGTCGAGCGAGCAGCTGGCCTCCGTGTGCGAAGGCATGGTCCCCGGCAGCGCTGACTGGTTCGGGCAGCGGGTGATGCGCTCCTCCGTGACCCGCACCGCTGCCGCCTCCGCGCGAGCCATCCGGACCTTGGCCCAGGACGAGGTTCTGGGGCCCGGTCGGCTGATCAACCACGCCCTGCACGCGCTCGGTCCGCTCGACGAGGTACGTGCCCGCTGGGCCACCGCGAACAGCAGTCCGGCTCCGAAGGCCACGGCATCCGCTACGCCGACGGGCGAGCCGCCGCCCGACCGAGTGAAGGCCGCCCGCGCACGCAGCACACCCCGCCCAGGCGCGTCACCCCCAGCCTCGGCCAGCCGTCTCCCCACGCTGTCAGCAGCCCGACCACCCTCGCGCGGCCACTCGTGA